The proteins below are encoded in one region of Herpetosiphonaceae bacterium:
- the rpmI gene encoding 50S ribosomal protein L35, with protein MPKLKTHKGAQKRFKVNGAGKLMHPKGMKSHFRRRRSTRVKQQLDRMLVTDKTVAKRIKKKVLPYGA; from the coding sequence ATGCCAAAGCTCAAAACACACAAGGGCGCTCAGAAGCGCTTCAAAGTGAACGGCGCGGGCAAGCTCATGCATCCCAAGGGCATGAAGAGCCACTTCCGCCGCCGCCGCTCGACGCGCGTCAAGCAGCAGCTCGACCGCATGCTGGTAACGGATAAGACCGTCGCCAAGCGCATCAAGAAGAAAGTTCTGCCGTACGGCGCGTAA
- the rplT gene encoding 50S ribosomal protein L20: MARVKRGVMTRKRHNKLLRQAKGYRANRSRNYKVAHEQVMRSLAYAYRHRRTKKRDMRRLWIVRINAATRQHGLSYSRFIAGLKLAGIQMDRKQLADLAVRDASAFSSLVAQVQRAISA; the protein is encoded by the coding sequence ATGGCTCGCGTTAAACGCGGCGTGATGACGCGCAAGCGTCACAATAAACTTTTACGACAGGCGAAAGGCTATCGTGCCAATCGTAGCCGCAACTATAAGGTCGCGCACGAGCAGGTGATGCGCTCGCTGGCGTACGCCTACCGGCACCGCCGCACCAAGAAGCGCGATATGCGCCGCCTGTGGATCGTGCGCATCAATGCGGCTACGCGGCAGCATGGCTTGAGCTACAGCCGCTTCATCGCCGGCCTGAAGCTCGCCGGGATCCAGATGGATCGCAAACAGCTTGCCGATCTGGCTGTGCGCGATGCCAGCGCCTTTAGCTCGCTCGTGGCCCAGGTGCAACGAGCGATCTCTGCCTAG
- a CDS encoding RNA methyltransferase, with the protein MLTNRKDRRYERLFVIEGVRLVEEALQAHAELALAVYNREQLAATERGAALGTQLAAMTQAYEAAPEVLQAVSDTVTPQGVVAAVRWPEIEAPLHGVVLVLDALQDPGNVGTLLRSAVATSISQVICTVGTADVYSPKVARAAMGAHFRLSIVQDVTWDELPLLLSTVDNIYAAVADATMPYYAADWRQPSALLIGNEANGVSEAGLEAATKRISIPMAPGVESLNAAVAGSVILFEMQRQRRLGRS; encoded by the coding sequence TTGCTGACCAATCGTAAAGATCGGCGGTACGAGCGGTTGTTTGTGATCGAAGGCGTGCGGCTGGTCGAGGAGGCGTTGCAGGCGCATGCCGAGCTGGCGCTGGCGGTGTATAACCGCGAGCAGCTTGCCGCAACCGAGCGCGGCGCGGCGTTAGGCACGCAGCTTGCAGCAATGACGCAGGCATACGAGGCAGCGCCGGAGGTGCTCCAGGCCGTCAGCGACACGGTAACGCCACAGGGCGTTGTGGCTGCGGTGCGCTGGCCGGAGATCGAAGCGCCGCTGCATGGCGTGGTGCTGGTGCTGGACGCGCTGCAAGATCCGGGCAATGTCGGGACGCTGCTGCGCTCGGCGGTGGCGACGAGCATTAGCCAGGTGATCTGCACCGTGGGCACGGCAGACGTGTACAGTCCCAAGGTGGCACGAGCCGCAATGGGCGCGCACTTCCGGCTGTCGATCGTGCAAGACGTGACCTGGGACGAGCTGCCGCTGCTGCTCAGCACGGTCGATAACATCTATGCCGCCGTAGCCGATGCCACGATGCCGTACTACGCCGCAGACTGGCGACAGCCCTCGGCGCTGCTCATCGGCAACGAGGCCAACGGCGTCAGCGAGGCCGGGCTGGAAGCCGCGACCAAACGGATTTCGATCCCGATGGCGCCCGGCGTCGAATCGCTGAACGCTGCGGTTGCCGGAAGCGTGATCCTCTTCGAGATGCAGCGCCAGCGCAGGCTGGGACGCTCTTGA
- the pheS gene encoding phenylalanine--tRNA ligase subunit alpha, giving the protein MIEQLEQVEKQALAELEAVGGIDALRTWRSTYLAKAGPIAEISRGMGKLSAEERPRVGQRINAIKQTLQAAYDTLEQRLMAEQRAHELEHDRVDVTLPGRPAAAGRLHPTTQTLREIERIFSHMGFTVWESPEVETDEYNFGLLNFPPDHPARDMQDTFFVKMPPDSPRVVLRTHTSPGQIHAMRRFAPEPVRVILPGKCYRMEQVTARSEMMFYQVEGLAVGENITMGDLKGTLQEFAIQMYGPEAEIRFRPSYFPFTEPSVEVDARCFLCSGKGCRMCKYSGWLEILGAGMVHPNVLRNGGYDPERYSGFAFGMGPERIAILKYGIDDIRWFWSGDLRFLEQF; this is encoded by the coding sequence ATGATCGAGCAACTGGAACAGGTCGAGAAGCAGGCGCTAGCCGAGCTTGAGGCGGTCGGCGGGATAGACGCGCTGCGCACATGGCGAAGCACCTACCTCGCGAAGGCCGGGCCGATCGCCGAGATCAGCCGGGGAATGGGCAAGCTCAGCGCCGAGGAGCGTCCGCGCGTTGGGCAGCGGATCAACGCGATCAAGCAGACGCTTCAGGCGGCCTACGACACGCTGGAGCAGCGGTTGATGGCGGAGCAGCGCGCGCACGAGCTGGAGCACGATCGGGTTGATGTGACGCTGCCGGGCCGTCCGGCTGCGGCGGGGCGGCTGCATCCCACGACGCAGACGCTGCGCGAGATCGAGCGGATCTTCTCGCACATGGGCTTCACCGTGTGGGAAAGCCCGGAGGTCGAGACGGACGAGTATAACTTCGGGCTGCTGAACTTCCCGCCGGATCACCCGGCGCGCGACATGCAGGATACGTTCTTCGTCAAGATGCCGCCGGATAGTCCCAGGGTGGTGCTGCGAACGCATACCTCGCCGGGGCAGATCCACGCGATGCGACGCTTCGCGCCTGAGCCGGTGCGAGTGATCCTGCCGGGCAAGTGCTACCGCATGGAGCAGGTGACGGCGCGCTCTGAGATGATGTTCTATCAGGTCGAGGGGCTAGCCGTGGGCGAGAATATCACGATGGGCGATCTTAAGGGCACGCTTCAGGAGTTTGCGATCCAGATGTACGGCCCGGAAGCGGAGATTCGCTTTCGCCCGTCGTACTTCCCGTTCACGGAGCCGAGCGTCGAGGTCGATGCGCGCTGCTTCCTGTGCTCCGGCAAGGGCTGCCGCATGTGCAAGTATAGCGGCTGGCTGGAAATCCTTGGCGCGGGGATGGTTCACCCGAATGTGCTGCGCAACGGCGGCTACGATCCTGAGCGCTACAGCGGCTTCGCGTTCGGCATGGGGCCGGAGCGGATCGCGATCCTGAAGTACGGCATCGACGATATTCGCTGGTTCTGGAGCGGCGATCTGCGCTTTTTGGAGCAGTTCTAG
- a CDS encoding glycosyltransferase family 39 protein gives MAAVAHKAIPGAEVRTRSGLTAQRWLAVLIVALHVALALVWSVVVPLGEGPDEPAHMRYALFVAQRGGLPVQRAAPAESDVPGEGHQPPLAYWLLQPVVSWLPQEERLLEVGANPRSRLTGGDEPSLYFRSTRDTWPYRGVALAWHLARGVSAALGGVSVWLTYLTARRCFPGWRWLALGAAAIVAFNPQFIFAHALVSNDPLLIALASGLVYISIVFVTARPGDQADARRRMAWTIAAGVVIGLTLITKQSALAFAPLPLLALALRRAGIARWLRDSALVMGLAAALSGWWYARNQRLYGDWLGLDSFQQTFAPGGIGEFTWKGWTGGLWGLLRSSWGTFGWLTLPMNDGAYWAFAAFLALAGIGLVASAGRGWWSGRAGSALLLTSAAALAFAWTVAFARVAGAVAWQGRFLFPVIPALAVLLACGLGAVLPGRSALWTLIGLLLALAVALPRGLIAPAYPSYVLPPQPAQTGNIYGRFDLGWKRGVELRNVEVPREVFAGDTITVTLTWHALEQMERPRTVFLHVVDDREQIVAERNAQPLDGLFPINGWVRGDWIRDPKAIVLAGVVPGTYRLEIGIWDETTGERLGVYDRDGELFGDRVDAGPIVVRERPPGR, from the coding sequence TTGGCTGCGGTAGCTCACAAGGCGATACCTGGCGCGGAGGTACGTACCCGCAGCGGACTGACCGCTCAGCGCTGGCTGGCGGTGCTGATCGTGGCGCTGCACGTAGCGCTGGCGCTGGTCTGGAGCGTGGTGGTGCCGCTCGGCGAAGGCCCCGACGAGCCAGCGCACATGCGCTACGCGCTCTTCGTGGCGCAGCGCGGCGGCCTGCCGGTGCAGCGCGCGGCTCCGGCGGAGAGCGACGTGCCCGGCGAGGGACACCAGCCGCCGCTGGCCTACTGGCTGCTTCAGCCGGTGGTTTCCTGGCTGCCGCAGGAAGAGCGGTTGCTGGAAGTCGGGGCCAATCCCAGGTCGCGGCTGACGGGCGGGGACGAGCCGAGCCTGTATTTTCGCTCGACGCGCGACACATGGCCGTACCGGGGCGTCGCGCTGGCCTGGCACCTGGCGCGCGGCGTCTCGGCGGCGCTAGGCGGCGTCTCGGTCTGGCTGACGTACCTGACGGCGCGGCGCTGCTTTCCTGGTTGGCGCTGGCTGGCGCTGGGAGCGGCGGCGATCGTGGCCTTCAATCCGCAGTTCATCTTCGCGCACGCGCTAGTCTCGAACGATCCGCTGCTGATCGCGCTGGCGAGCGGGCTGGTCTACATCAGCATTGTGTTTGTGACGGCGCGACCGGGTGATCAGGCCGATGCGCGGCGACGGATGGCCTGGACGATCGCGGCGGGCGTGGTGATTGGCCTGACGCTGATTACCAAGCAAAGCGCGCTGGCCTTCGCGCCGCTGCCGCTGCTGGCGCTGGCGCTGCGACGGGCCGGGATCGCGCGCTGGCTGCGTGACAGCGCGCTGGTGATGGGGCTGGCGGCGGCGCTAAGCGGCTGGTGGTACGCGCGCAACCAGCGGCTCTACGGCGACTGGCTGGGACTGGACTCGTTCCAGCAGACGTTCGCGCCCGGCGGGATCGGTGAGTTCACCTGGAAGGGCTGGACCGGCGGGCTGTGGGGCTTGCTGCGATCGAGCTGGGGCACCTTCGGCTGGCTGACGCTGCCGATGAACGATGGCGCGTACTGGGCTTTTGCGGCATTCCTTGCGCTGGCCGGGATCGGGCTGGTGGCGAGCGCTGGCCGGGGCTGGTGGAGCGGACGCGCCGGGAGCGCGCTGCTGCTGACGAGCGCCGCCGCGCTGGCATTCGCCTGGACGGTCGCTTTTGCGCGGGTAGCGGGCGCGGTTGCGTGGCAGGGCCGCTTTCTCTTCCCGGTGATTCCGGCGCTGGCGGTGCTGCTGGCGTGCGGCCTGGGCGCTGTCTTGCCGGGTCGTAGCGCGCTGTGGACGCTGATTGGCTTGCTGCTGGCGCTGGCAGTAGCGCTGCCGCGCGGCCTGATCGCTCCGGCCTATCCGTCGTATGTGCTGCCGCCGCAGCCTGCGCAGACCGGCAACATCTACGGACGCTTCGACCTTGGCTGGAAGCGCGGCGTGGAGCTACGCAACGTCGAGGTGCCGCGCGAGGTCTTTGCGGGCGATACGATCACCGTGACGCTGACATGGCACGCGCTTGAGCAGATGGAGCGACCACGGACGGTCTTTCTGCACGTGGTCGACGATCGGGAGCAGATCGTCGCAGAGCGCAACGCGCAGCCGCTGGATGGCCTGTTTCCGATCAACGGCTGGGTGCGCGGCGATTGGATTCGCGATCCGAAAGCGATCGTGCTGGCGGGCGTAGTGCCTGGGACGTACCGGCTGGAGATCGGAATCTGGGACGAGACGACGGGGGAGCGGCTGGGCGTGTACGATCGCGACGGCGAGCTATTTGGCGATCGAGTCGACGCCGGGCCGATCGTTGTCAGGGAGCGACCGCCGGGGCGCTGA
- the pheT gene encoding phenylalanine--tRNA ligase subunit beta, whose translation MRVPLSWLNEYVDITISPEELAEQLTLAGLEVGSIDYIGVEAAPGSAWAPDLSGPTPPDHIPWDPERVVVGELIEVSQHPNADRLTVPVVGYGAGRSIAVVTGAPNIKVGMRGQKVALALSGARLIDGHSDTPRWVTLKPTKLRGVASEGMVCSELELGLSDEHEGILFLPDDAPVGMPLRDYIGDVVLDIDLTPNLARALSIVGVAREVAAITGQPLKLPDPQVVAEGPSVDGRVRVTVEDSTDCPRFTAGLIEGVTIKPSPWWMQQRLRLAGMRPISNIVDVSNYVMLEWGQPTHAFDADTIVDRHLIVRRARPGETLRTLDNQDRKLSAEYIVVADPSGPESLAGVMGGAETEVSERTRNVLLEGAIWNPPAIRRTVQAFKLPSEASRRFERGVDPELPPLVQRRALELLRQVAGGTVAQGLVDVYPSPWQPQRIELTSAEVRRLLGIELSAAQIADLLSALGFECEVGVDSVLVLVPSYRLDVSMTADLVEEVARIYGYHKLPATRMADELPPQYIDEVQIGERRVKDTLVACGLQEAITYSLTSLETVAAFQGDMPDAAAFPALENPIAPERSVLRREILPELAQALANNLRERSRVALFEVGRVFEPQPGALLPAEPRRLALVMAGQREPSSWHAATPPTIDYFDLKGVLETLLVRLGISDRVTCVPADDPRFHPGRSAYLVRSQSQDGAAPDRLGVLGELHPDVRDRLALSVSRAAAAELDLDALLALRTPPRYEVIHRPPAVYQDIAVIAPTTVAAEQVHAVIQAAAGPLLESVGLFDVYTGAPIPEGQRSLAFRMSFRAADRTLSDSEVNKIREKIIRRLQSELGATTRA comes from the coding sequence ATGCGTGTTCCTTTATCTTGGCTCAACGAGTATGTAGACATAACCATATCGCCGGAGGAGCTGGCCGAGCAGCTCACGCTGGCCGGTCTGGAGGTCGGATCGATCGATTATATCGGCGTGGAGGCCGCGCCCGGCTCGGCGTGGGCACCCGATCTGAGCGGCCCGACGCCGCCGGATCATATCCCGTGGGACCCTGAGCGCGTGGTGGTCGGCGAGCTGATCGAGGTGAGCCAGCATCCCAACGCCGACCGGCTGACGGTGCCGGTGGTCGGCTACGGCGCCGGGCGGTCGATCGCGGTGGTGACGGGCGCGCCCAACATCAAGGTCGGGATGCGCGGGCAGAAGGTGGCGCTGGCGCTGTCGGGCGCGCGGCTGATCGACGGGCACAGCGACACGCCCAGGTGGGTGACGCTCAAGCCGACCAAGCTGCGCGGCGTGGCATCGGAGGGCATGGTCTGCTCCGAGCTTGAGCTGGGCCTCTCGGACGAGCACGAGGGCATTCTGTTCCTGCCCGACGACGCGCCGGTCGGCATGCCGCTGCGCGACTATATCGGCGACGTGGTGCTGGACATCGATCTGACGCCGAATCTTGCCCGCGCGCTGTCGATCGTCGGCGTGGCGCGCGAGGTAGCGGCGATCACCGGGCAGCCGCTCAAGCTGCCCGATCCGCAGGTGGTAGCCGAAGGGCCGAGCGTCGATGGGCGCGTGCGCGTGACGGTCGAAGACTCGACGGATTGCCCACGCTTCACGGCTGGGCTGATCGAAGGCGTGACGATCAAGCCGTCGCCGTGGTGGATGCAGCAGCGGCTACGGCTGGCGGGGATGCGTCCGATCTCGAATATCGTGGACGTGTCGAACTACGTGATGCTTGAGTGGGGCCAGCCGACGCACGCCTTCGACGCCGACACGATTGTCGACCGACATCTGATCGTGCGGCGGGCCAGGCCGGGCGAGACGCTGCGGACGCTCGACAATCAGGATCGGAAGCTCTCGGCGGAGTATATTGTCGTGGCCGATCCGAGCGGTCCTGAGTCGCTGGCGGGCGTGATGGGCGGTGCCGAAACCGAGGTATCGGAGCGGACGCGCAACGTGCTGCTTGAAGGGGCTATCTGGAATCCGCCCGCGATTCGCCGCACGGTGCAGGCGTTCAAGCTGCCAAGCGAGGCATCGCGGCGCTTCGAGCGCGGCGTCGATCCTGAGCTGCCGCCGCTGGTCCAGCGACGCGCCCTGGAGCTGCTGCGCCAGGTTGCAGGCGGCACGGTCGCGCAAGGGCTGGTGGATGTGTATCCCAGCCCGTGGCAGCCGCAGCGCATCGAGCTGACCAGCGCCGAGGTGCGGCGTCTGCTGGGGATCGAGCTGAGCGCGGCGCAGATCGCGGATCTGCTATCGGCGCTCGGCTTCGAGTGCGAGGTCGGCGTAGACAGCGTGCTGGTGCTGGTGCCGTCGTACCGCCTGGACGTGTCGATGACGGCGGATCTGGTCGAGGAGGTGGCGCGGATCTACGGCTACCACAAGCTGCCCGCGACGCGGATGGCCGACGAGCTGCCGCCGCAGTACATCGATGAGGTGCAGATCGGCGAGCGCCGCGTCAAGGATACGCTGGTCGCGTGTGGCTTGCAGGAGGCGATCACCTACTCGCTGACGAGCCTGGAAACCGTCGCGGCGTTTCAGGGCGACATGCCCGACGCGGCAGCCTTCCCGGCGCTGGAAAACCCGATCGCGCCTGAGCGCTCGGTGCTGCGCCGCGAGATTCTGCCGGAGCTGGCGCAGGCGCTCGCCAACAACCTGCGCGAGCGCTCGCGGGTGGCGCTCTTCGAGGTGGGCCGCGTCTTCGAGCCGCAGCCGGGAGCGCTTTTGCCCGCCGAGCCGCGCCGCCTGGCGCTGGTGATGGCCGGTCAGCGGGAGCCAAGCTCGTGGCACGCGGCCACGCCGCCGACGATCGACTACTTCGATCTGAAGGGCGTGCTCGAAACGCTCCTGGTGCGGCTGGGCATCAGCGATCGGGTGACATGCGTGCCCGCCGACGATCCGCGCTTCCATCCGGGCCGCTCGGCCTATCTGGTGCGGTCGCAGAGCCAGGATGGAGCCGCGCCCGACCGGCTGGGCGTGCTGGGTGAGCTGCATCCCGATGTGCGCGACCGGCTGGCGCTGTCGGTGAGCCGGGCAGCCGCAGCCGAGCTTGATCTTGACGCGCTGCTGGCCCTGCGCACGCCGCCGCGCTACGAGGTGATCCACCGGCCTCCGGCGGTCTATCAGGACATCGCGGTGATCGCGCCGACCACGGTGGCGGCTGAGCAGGTACACGCTGTGATCCAGGCGGCGGCAGGCCCGCTGCTGGAGAGCGTCGGCCTCTTCGACGTGTACACGGGCGCGCCGATCCCTGAGGGCCAGCGCAGCCTCGCATTCCGTATGAGCTTCCGCGCCGCCGATCGCACGCTGTCGGATAGCGAGGTCAACAAGATCCGCGAGAAGATCATCCGGCGCTTGCAGAGCGAGCTGGGCGCGACCACGCGGGCGTAG
- a CDS encoding beta-propeller fold lactonase family protein, producing MTERRSIIRWLTACSIVPLIAVVLSALPVAHILAATTYTVYNSPASGSNGDIDGSEIIDITPDNKYAVVVGSRDTSERRLYIATISPATGIVVNQLDLDAAVTGRGLTNPLPTSVAVHPTGRFALITIREGGAPANTDTEAPGLGVFVNIGPNGAMSLVTDPVLTLGIHPESVDIAANGEFAVVANEGSIGIASSGSISIVDLDPTGNATGSVAKTLTVENAPTPDPEAVAISPNNARAFVTLETSGDMVIVDIGSPLSNSTATTVDVPSSSSFRPDGLAVTPDNQYVLTANEGNHRVNVFRVNDTGPSLSLVETSESALPTGSTPEMIAIGTVGGQLRAFVTLEASDAVAVFQLDPNGTDKLQFETLVSLNRSGQPNADSPEGIAIAHGTDFIVTANALSNNISIIVATTPQPPAKEKRAWLPIIRP from the coding sequence ATGACTGAGCGCCGGTCAATCATCCGATGGCTTACAGCGTGCAGTATCGTTCCGTTAATCGCGGTCGTTCTGTCGGCCTTACCAGTAGCGCACATCCTCGCGGCAACCACCTATACGGTTTATAACTCGCCCGCCAGCGGCTCGAACGGCGACATCGACGGCAGCGAGATCATCGACATTACGCCCGACAACAAGTACGCGGTCGTCGTCGGCTCGCGCGATACCAGCGAGCGCCGCCTATATATCGCCACGATCAGCCCGGCTACCGGCATCGTGGTCAACCAGCTCGATCTTGACGCCGCCGTGACCGGGCGCGGGCTGACCAACCCGCTGCCGACCAGCGTCGCGGTGCATCCCACGGGCCGGTTTGCGCTGATCACGATCCGCGAGGGCGGAGCGCCCGCCAATACCGACACCGAGGCTCCCGGCCTGGGCGTGTTCGTCAACATCGGCCCGAATGGTGCCATGAGCCTTGTCACCGATCCCGTGCTGACGTTGGGTATCCATCCCGAATCGGTCGATATTGCCGCTAACGGCGAGTTCGCGGTTGTTGCCAACGAGGGATCGATCGGTATCGCCAGCTCCGGCAGCATCTCGATCGTCGATCTGGACCCGACCGGAAACGCCACCGGCAGCGTCGCGAAAACCCTGACCGTGGAGAATGCGCCCACGCCAGACCCAGAGGCCGTGGCGATCAGCCCCAACAACGCGCGGGCCTTCGTCACGCTCGAAACCAGCGGTGATATGGTCATCGTCGATATTGGTTCGCCGCTCAGCAACTCAACGGCAACCACCGTCGATGTGCCCTCAAGCTCTAGCTTTCGGCCCGATGGCCTCGCCGTCACGCCGGACAATCAGTACGTCCTCACTGCGAACGAAGGCAACCATCGCGTCAACGTGTTCAGAGTCAACGATACTGGTCCGAGTCTGTCGCTCGTGGAGACAAGCGAGAGTGCGCTTCCCACCGGATCGACGCCTGAGATGATCGCGATCGGCACCGTTGGCGGGCAGCTCCGCGCCTTCGTCACGCTTGAGGCCAGCGACGCCGTCGCCGTGTTCCAGCTTGATCCGAACGGCACCGACAAGCTCCAGTTTGAGACGCTCGTCTCGCTCAACCGCTCAGGCCAGCCAAACGCCGACAGCCCTGAGGGAATCGCTATCGCACATGGCACTGATTTTATTGTCACCGCCAACGCGCTGAGCAACAACATCAGTATCATCGTCGCCACCACGCCCCAGCCGCCGGCCAAGGAAAAACGCGCCTGGCTGCCGATCATCAGGCCATAG
- a CDS encoding phytase yields MLNQRSRLDLRRPHRSTPLILITMLLFIGIGTLSAHPQPQATAAVGSIVPTVETQPMPHTGDSADDPAIWIHPTNTAESTIIGTDKQGGLAVYSLAGQELQYRADGNMNNVDLRYNFPLDGGSVALATATNRTNNSIAIYRVDPATRLLEPIAARTITPGMTAYGTCMYHSPLSGKYYVFLTSSTGTVEQWELFDNGAGKVDARRVRSFSLGSSSEGCVADDELARLYISEEDVGIWRYGAEPGDDPAARVLVDSTSSETGLSADVEGLTLYYTSARTGYLIVSGQGTHSYLVYRREADNAYLDTFVISAGNGIDAVQSTDGIDVSNVNLGPRFPQGVFVAQDGSNMVNSQNFQNFKLVPWQTIANAFSPSLTIDTAWDPRRVGAPDPSPSPSPSPSPPPNTRTFTAEADTRVEQANPNANYGTAPQLRTDGSSTTAVQSYLRFTVAGIIHPITSAKLRIYATTSTINGPSVHTSANAWSETGITWNTRISYSSSALDDRGAVSANTWVDYNVAPVVSSNGTYSFVLASNSSDGLTLSSREGSAPPQLVVTLGSTPLYRTFVPWARGEP; encoded by the coding sequence ATGTTGAACCAACGTAGCAGGCTCGACCTGCGCCGCCCACATCGCAGCACGCCGTTGATTCTGATCACCATGCTTCTCTTCATCGGCATCGGCACGCTCTCCGCGCATCCGCAGCCACAGGCTACCGCCGCTGTCGGCTCGATCGTGCCAACAGTTGAAACGCAGCCTATGCCGCATACCGGCGACTCCGCCGACGATCCCGCGATCTGGATTCATCCTACCAACACCGCCGAGAGCACGATCATCGGCACCGACAAGCAGGGCGGCCTGGCGGTGTATAGCCTCGCCGGACAGGAGCTTCAGTATCGCGCCGACGGCAACATGAACAATGTCGATCTGCGCTATAACTTCCCGCTCGACGGCGGATCTGTGGCGCTGGCGACAGCCACAAACCGCACCAACAACAGCATCGCGATCTATCGCGTCGATCCCGCCACGCGCCTGCTTGAGCCGATCGCCGCCCGCACGATCACGCCGGGCATGACTGCGTACGGCACCTGCATGTATCATAGCCCCTTGAGCGGCAAGTATTACGTTTTTCTCACCTCATCGACGGGCACCGTTGAGCAGTGGGAGCTTTTCGACAACGGCGCGGGCAAAGTCGACGCCCGGCGCGTGCGCAGCTTCAGCCTGGGCTCTTCCAGCGAGGGCTGCGTCGCCGACGACGAGCTGGCGCGGCTCTACATCTCTGAGGAGGATGTCGGCATCTGGCGCTACGGCGCGGAGCCCGGCGACGATCCGGCGGCGCGCGTGCTGGTCGACTCAACCAGCTCAGAGACGGGCTTGAGCGCCGATGTCGAGGGCCTGACGCTCTATTACACCAGCGCGCGTACCGGCTACCTGATCGTGTCGGGCCAGGGCACGCACTCCTATCTGGTCTACCGCCGCGAGGCAGACAACGCCTATCTCGATACCTTCGTGATCAGCGCGGGCAACGGCATCGACGCCGTGCAAAGCACCGATGGAATCGATGTCAGCAACGTCAATCTCGGCCCGCGCTTTCCGCAGGGCGTCTTTGTCGCGCAGGACGGCTCGAACATGGTTAACAGCCAGAATTTCCAGAACTTCAAGCTGGTGCCCTGGCAGACGATCGCCAACGCTTTCAGTCCCAGTCTGACGATCGATACCGCGTGGGACCCACGGAGAGTCGGCGCGCCAGATCCATCGCCCAGCCCATCGCCCAGCCCATCGCCGCCGCCGAACACGCGCACCTTTACCGCCGAGGCCGATACGCGCGTCGAGCAGGCGAATCCCAACGCCAATTACGGCACCGCGCCGCAGCTTCGGACCGACGGCTCCAGCACTACTGCCGTGCAAAGCTACCTGCGCTTCACCGTCGCGGGCATCATCCATCCGATCACCAGCGCGAAGCTGCGGATCTACGCGACGACGAGCACGATCAACGGGCCGAGTGTCCACACCAGCGCCAATGCCTGGTCCGAAACCGGCATAACCTGGAACACGCGCATCAGCTACTCAAGCAGCGCGCTCGACGATCGCGGCGCGGTCAGCGCCAACACCTGGGTCGACTACAATGTCGCGCCCGTTGTCAGCAGCAACGGCACCTACAGCTTCGTGCTGGCGAGCAATAGCAGCGATGGATTGACGCTCTCGTCACGCGAGGGCAGCGCCCCGCCGCAGCTGGTGGTGACGCTGGGCAGCACGCCGCTCTATCGTACGTTCGTGCCCTGGGCCAGGGGAGAGCCGTAG
- a CDS encoding glycosyltransferase family 2 protein, which yields MLLSVIVPCYNEERTIREILDQVRDVRLDKEIIVVDDHSRDRTPDILREIAASDPLVRVIRQPRNRGKGEAIRTGLAAAQGEIVIIQDADLEYDPNDYYELVRPIIAGKVDVVFGSRFMGRHTGMYFWNAIGNKFLTMLTNFLYNSWISDMETCYKVMRTDIMRSLHLQSNDFRIEPEISAKVLKLGYRIYEVPISYMGRTYEEGKKIKKSDGFKAIVTLLRCLTWRGVAPKLQPIEQSDATAALTAVREHAAMNGIAPGAWSVLG from the coding sequence ATGTTGTTATCGGTGATTGTGCCATGCTATAACGAGGAGCGCACGATCCGCGAGATTCTTGATCAGGTGCGAGACGTTCGGCTGGACAAAGAGATCATTGTCGTCGACGATCACTCGCGGGATCGCACGCCCGATATTTTGCGCGAGATCGCGGCGAGCGATCCGCTGGTGCGGGTGATCCGCCAGCCGCGCAACCGTGGCAAAGGCGAGGCGATTCGTACCGGACTGGCCGCGGCCCAGGGCGAGATCGTGATCATTCAGGATGCCGACCTTGAGTACGATCCCAACGACTACTACGAGCTGGTGCGGCCCATTATCGCGGGCAAGGTCGATGTCGTCTTTGGCTCGCGCTTCATGGGCCGTCATACGGGTATGTACTTCTGGAACGCGATCGGCAACAAGTTTTTGACGATGCTGACCAATTTTCTGTACAACTCGTGGATCTCCGACATGGAAACGTGCTACAAGGTGATGCGCACCGATATTATGCGCAGCCTGCACTTGCAGAGCAACGACTTTCGCATCGAGCCGGAGATCTCGGCCAAGGTGCTGAAGCTTGGCTATCGCATCTACGAGGTGCCGATCTCGTACATGGGCCGGACCTACGAGGAAGGCAAGAAGATCAAGAAGAGCGACGGATTCAAGGCGATCGTTACGCTGCTGCGCTGCCTGACGTGGCGCGGCGTCGCGCCCAAGCTCCAGCCGATCGAGCAGAGCGACGCGACCGCCGCCCTCACCGCTGTGCGAGAGCACGCCGCGATGAATGGCATCGCGCCCGGCGCGTGGAGCGTGCTCGGCTAG